The following proteins come from a genomic window of Ictalurus furcatus strain D&B chromosome 26, Billie_1.0, whole genome shotgun sequence:
- the LOC128601975 gene encoding interferon-induced protein 44, whose protein sequence is MGLWGSTPQDQTFDNPWRTVNWSDGEPMLRTLREFQSNHGVDHLRILVVGPAGAGKSAFITSVNTALQGRSTYLAHSLTGGSSVTSKYTVYKLNKRTEGSFFPFVFGDTMGLETGSNGAHTNNIINILHGHVPEGYTFDPLRELTAGSNDFNQTPNINDKVHCLVFVLPADRITQIPDEINSKLKEILKKARELGIPVVVIVSKVDEACPLVKQNLKMIYRSKKINEEMKECNVNLGVPLNYIFPVKNYHEEINNNAEIDILILMALTNIVNFANDFVERIL, encoded by the exons ATGGGTCTATGGGGTTCAACTCCACAAGATCAAA CTTTTGACAATCCATGGAGGACAGTGAACTGGAG TGATGGAGAACCAATGTTACGGACACTGAGGGAGTTTCAGTCAAACCACGGTGTTGATCATCTCAGGATTTTGGTTGTTGGACCAGCAGGTGCTGGGAAGTCCGCCTTTATCACTTCAGTTAATACTGCTCTCCAAGGCCGCAGTACTTACCTCGCTCATTCACTCACTGGAGGTTCGAGTGTCACCAGCAAG TACACCGTCTACAAGCTGAACAAAAGAACAGAGggatctttctttccttttgtgtTTGGAGACACGATGGGTCTCGAGACAGGTTCAAAtggtgcacacacaaacaacatcaTCAACATTCTGCATGGTCATGTGCCAGAGGGATACACA tttgatCCTTTGAGGGAGCTGACTGCTGGAAGCAATGACTTTAACCAAACCCCGAATATAAATGACAAAGTCCACTGTCTGGTGTTTGTCCTACCAGCAGACAGAATCACCCAAATACCTGATGAAATCAATAgtaaattgaaagaaattctgaaaaaagCACGCGAATTAG GGATTCCTGTAGTTGTCATCGTGTCCAAGGTGGATGAGGCATGTCCACTTGTAAAACAGAACCTGAAAATGATCTACAGGAGCAAGAAAATCAATGAGGAA ATGAAGGAATGCAACGTCAATCTGGGTGTTCCACTGAACTACATCTTCCCTGTAAAGAACTACCACGAGGAAATCAACAACAACGCTGAGATTGATATTCTGATTCTCATGGCACTGACAAATATTGTGAACTTTGCCAATGACTTTGTGGAAagaatactgtaa
- the ndufaf5 gene encoding arginine-hydroxylase NDUFAF5, mitochondrial isoform X1 — protein MEAPLCRNTQRPDLPVQFILFYFIAFCLLHITNLNFTSGRRVSSPAHTPAVGNVMTWRNMSSRPGGAMNVFNRNMKRKQKKWAATLPDSDKYDYLRDEVGSRVADRIYDIARTFPLALDVGSGKSHVAEHLSKDVVERLFLTDISDASLRQKRQSEMPTHCVMADEEFLPFQENTFDLVFSSLSLHWINDLPGALRQIHRVLKPDGVFVGAMVGGETLYELRCSLQLAELEREGGFAPHISPYTAVTDLGNLLGQAGFNMLTVDVDEIQVHYPGMFEIMCDLQGMGESNCAWNRKALLHRDTILAAAAVYKEMYGNEDGSVPATFDILFMIGWKPHESQAKPAKRGSATVSFADLPKVSRTHAGNKTDNSSTS, from the exons ATGGAGGCGCCGCTATGCAGAAACACACAACGTCCTGATTTGCCTGTTCAATTTATTCTCTTTTACTTTATAGCTTTCTGTCTTCT ACACATCACTAACCTTAACTTTACCTCAGGGAGGAGAGTTTCCTCTCCAGCTCACACTCCAGCTGTGGGAAATGTCATGACCTGGAGAAACATGTCCAGCAGACCTGGAGGTGCCATGAAcgtgtttaacagaaatatgaagagaaagcagaagaaatggGCAGCGACCTTACCGGACAGCGATAAATATGATTACCTGCGAGACGAG GTTGGGAGCAGAGTAGCAGACAGAATTTATGACATTGCCAG GACTTTCCCTTTAGCACTAGACGTGGGCTCCGGAAAAAGCCATGTTGCCGAACATCTCAGCAAG GACGTCGTAGAGCGCCTTTTCCTTACAGACATCTCCGATGCTTCGTTG AGGCAGAAGAGGCAGAGTGAGATGCCTACACACTGCGTGATGGCCGACGAGGAGTTCTTGCCGTTTCAGGAGAACACTTTTGATCTGGTGTTCAGCAGTCTGAG TTTGCACTGGATCAACGATCTTCCAGGAGCTCTGCGTCAG ATCCATCGTGTGCTGAAGCCAGACGGTGTGTTCGTAGGTGCGATGGTTGGAGGCGAGACTCTGTACGAGTTGCGCTGTTCTCTGCAGCTAGCTGAGCTGGAGCGGGAGGGAGGATTTGCGCCCCACATTTCACCCTACACAGCCGTCACCGACCTGGGCAACCTGCTGGGCCAAGCTGGCTTCAACATGCTCACTGTG GACGTCGATGAGATTCAGGTTCATTACCCGGGCATGTTTGAAATCATGTGCGATTTACAAG GAATGGGCGAGAGCAACTGTGCGTGGAACAGGAAGGCGCTGTTGCACCGAGACACCATCCTGGCAGCGGCTGCCGTTTATAAAG AGATGTACGGTAATGAAGATGGATCCGTCCCAGCCACGTTTGACATCCTGTTTATGATTGGCTGGAAGCCTCACGAGTCACAG GCGAAACCAGCGAAAAGAGGCTCGGCGACCGTGTCCTTCGCAGATTTGCCGAAAGTCAGCCGAACACACGCCGGCAACAAAACGGACAACTCCAGCACCAGCTGA
- the ndufaf5 gene encoding arginine-hydroxylase NDUFAF5, mitochondrial isoform X2 produces the protein MPTHCVMADEEFLPFQENTFDLVFSSLSLHWINDLPGALRQIHRVLKPDGVFVGAMVGGETLYELRCSLQLAELEREGGFAPHISPYTAVTDLGNLLGQAGFNMLTVDVDEIQVHYPGMFEIMCDLQGMGESNCAWNRKALLHRDTILAAAAVYKEMYGNEDGSVPATFDILFMIGWKPHESQAKPAKRGSATVSFADLPKVSRTHAGNKTDNSSTS, from the exons ATGCCTACACACTGCGTGATGGCCGACGAGGAGTTCTTGCCGTTTCAGGAGAACACTTTTGATCTGGTGTTCAGCAGTCTGAG TTTGCACTGGATCAACGATCTTCCAGGAGCTCTGCGTCAG ATCCATCGTGTGCTGAAGCCAGACGGTGTGTTCGTAGGTGCGATGGTTGGAGGCGAGACTCTGTACGAGTTGCGCTGTTCTCTGCAGCTAGCTGAGCTGGAGCGGGAGGGAGGATTTGCGCCCCACATTTCACCCTACACAGCCGTCACCGACCTGGGCAACCTGCTGGGCCAAGCTGGCTTCAACATGCTCACTGTG GACGTCGATGAGATTCAGGTTCATTACCCGGGCATGTTTGAAATCATGTGCGATTTACAAG GAATGGGCGAGAGCAACTGTGCGTGGAACAGGAAGGCGCTGTTGCACCGAGACACCATCCTGGCAGCGGCTGCCGTTTATAAAG AGATGTACGGTAATGAAGATGGATCCGTCCCAGCCACGTTTGACATCCTGTTTATGATTGGCTGGAAGCCTCACGAGTCACAG GCGAAACCAGCGAAAAGAGGCTCGGCGACCGTGTCCTTCGCAGATTTGCCGAAAGTCAGCCGAACACACGCCGGCAACAAAACGGACAACTCCAGCACCAGCTGA